One window of Streptomyces sp. NBC_00273 genomic DNA carries:
- a CDS encoding acyl-CoA dehydrogenase family protein, with the protein MRRTVFNEDHEAFRETIRAFVEAEVVPVYDEWFAAGQAPRDFYYKLGELGVFGINVPEEFGGAGLDTHKFEAVLYEETSRAGVNFGGSGVHVLLALPYIKMLADIEQKKRFLPKFVSGEEMWALAMTEPGTGSDVAGMKTTAKLSEDGTHYVLNGSKTFITGGVHADRVIVCARTSAPSEDDRRFGISLFAVDTKSEGYSIGRKLDKLGLKTSDTAELAFVDVKVPVEDLLGEEGKGFYYLGHNLASERWGIAFGAYAQAAAAVRFAQQYVTERTVFGKPVAHFQNTKFELAACQAEVDAAQAVADRALEALDAGELTPAEAASAKLFCTEVAHRVIDRCLQLHGGYGYMNEYPIARLYADNRVNRIYGGTSEIMKSIIAKSMGL; encoded by the coding sequence GTGCGCCGTACCGTTTTCAACGAGGACCACGAGGCATTCCGCGAGACCATCCGCGCCTTCGTCGAGGCCGAGGTCGTCCCGGTCTACGACGAGTGGTTCGCAGCCGGTCAGGCGCCGCGCGACTTCTACTACAAGCTCGGCGAGCTGGGCGTCTTTGGCATCAACGTGCCCGAGGAGTTCGGCGGCGCGGGCCTGGACACCCACAAGTTCGAGGCCGTCCTCTACGAAGAGACCTCGCGCGCGGGCGTCAACTTCGGCGGCTCCGGCGTGCACGTGCTGCTCGCCCTGCCCTACATCAAGATGCTGGCCGACATCGAGCAGAAGAAGCGCTTCCTGCCGAAGTTCGTCTCCGGCGAGGAGATGTGGGCGCTGGCGATGACCGAGCCGGGCACCGGCTCCGACGTCGCGGGCATGAAGACCACCGCCAAGCTCTCCGAGGACGGCACCCACTACGTCCTCAACGGCTCCAAGACCTTCATCACCGGTGGCGTCCACGCCGACCGCGTGATCGTCTGCGCCCGCACCTCCGCCCCGAGCGAGGACGACCGCCGCTTCGGCATCTCCCTCTTCGCCGTGGACACCAAGTCCGAGGGCTACTCCATCGGCCGCAAGCTCGACAAGCTGGGCCTGAAGACCTCCGACACCGCCGAGCTGGCGTTCGTCGACGTGAAGGTCCCGGTCGAGGACCTGCTCGGCGAGGAGGGCAAGGGCTTCTACTACCTCGGCCACAACCTGGCCTCCGAGCGCTGGGGCATCGCCTTCGGCGCGTACGCCCAGGCCGCCGCGGCCGTCCGGTTCGCCCAGCAGTACGTCACGGAGCGCACCGTCTTCGGCAAGCCCGTCGCGCACTTCCAGAACACCAAGTTCGAGCTGGCCGCCTGCCAGGCCGAGGTGGACGCCGCGCAGGCCGTCGCCGACCGCGCCCTGGAGGCCCTGGACGCCGGCGAGCTGACCCCGGCCGAGGCCGCCTCCGCCAAGCTGTTCTGCACCGAGGTCGCGCACCGCGTCATCGACCGCTGCCTCCAGCTGCACGGCGGCTACGGCTACATGAACGAGTACCCGATCGCCCGCCTGTACGCCGACAACCGCGTCAACCGCATCTACGGCGGCACCAGCGAGATCATGAAGTCCATCATCGCCAAGTCCATGGGCCTGTAA
- a CDS encoding thiamine pyrophosphate-binding protein — MTHDHDLVLRPTEAQKAAALAPPPGRTGGDLVVETLRSLGANTVFGLPGQHALALFDAVGRSDLRFVGLRTENNAGFAADAYGRITGEAVPLLLSTGPGALMALPALAEAAAASAPVLAISSQVPVAGLGGGRRGHLHELRDQSASFRDVVKSVHTVRTPSQIPSVIAEAWESALTAPHGPVFVEIPEDVLRAETVIPQVTGVDATPHELAPRPELTALAAHWLENATRPVIIAGGGVVRSDAAGKLKQLAERLNAPVVTTFGGKGAFPWTHPLSLQSWLEDRHTTDFLEDADVLLVVGSGLGELSSNYHTFFPTGRVIQIEADLGKLESNHAALGIHADARLALQALLETVSERADPSAPERVRLVLADIAARLATQDVALEQDLLRSIRAALPARSPSFWDMTILSYWAWSAFDPKHPNTMHSAQGAGGLGYAFPAALGACVAEPDTPVLAVSGDGGAMYSVADLATAKQHDLDVTWLIVDDGGYGILREYGCDTGTQLAGPDFVALAESFGVPASTTTPESLKDDLKNSLGTPGPSVLLLSANLKMFAPTHL; from the coding sequence GTGACGCACGACCACGACCTGGTACTCCGTCCCACCGAAGCCCAGAAGGCGGCCGCGCTCGCGCCGCCGCCGGGCCGGACGGGCGGGGACCTGGTCGTGGAAACGCTGCGCTCGCTCGGCGCGAACACCGTCTTCGGCCTGCCCGGCCAGCACGCGCTCGCCCTCTTCGACGCGGTCGGCCGCTCCGACCTGCGCTTCGTGGGGCTGCGCACGGAGAACAATGCGGGCTTCGCGGCCGACGCGTACGGCCGCATCACGGGCGAGGCGGTGCCGCTGCTGCTCTCCACCGGCCCGGGCGCGCTGATGGCGCTGCCCGCCCTGGCGGAGGCGGCGGCCGCCTCCGCCCCGGTCCTCGCGATCTCCTCCCAGGTCCCGGTGGCGGGCCTGGGCGGCGGGCGGCGCGGCCACCTGCACGAGCTGCGGGACCAGTCGGCGTCCTTCCGGGACGTGGTGAAGTCCGTCCACACGGTCCGCACCCCCTCCCAGATCCCCTCCGTGATCGCCGAGGCCTGGGAGTCGGCGCTCACCGCCCCGCACGGCCCGGTGTTCGTCGAGATCCCCGAGGACGTGCTGCGGGCCGAGACCGTCATCCCGCAGGTCACGGGCGTGGACGCGACCCCGCACGAGCTCGCGCCGCGCCCCGAGCTCACGGCGCTCGCCGCCCACTGGCTGGAGAACGCCACCCGCCCGGTGATCATCGCGGGCGGCGGGGTCGTCCGCTCGGACGCGGCGGGCAAGCTGAAGCAGCTCGCCGAGCGCCTGAACGCGCCCGTCGTCACCACCTTCGGCGGCAAGGGCGCCTTCCCGTGGACCCATCCGCTCTCCCTCCAGTCCTGGCTGGAGGACCGCCACACGACGGACTTCCTGGAGGACGCGGACGTCCTGCTGGTCGTCGGCTCGGGCCTCGGTGAGCTCTCGTCGAACTACCACACCTTCTTCCCGACGGGCCGGGTCATCCAGATCGAGGCGGACCTCGGCAAGCTGGAGTCCAACCACGCCGCCCTCGGCATCCACGCGGACGCCCGACTGGCGCTCCAGGCCCTCCTCGAGACGGTGTCCGAGCGCGCGGACCCGTCCGCCCCGGAGCGCGTGCGCCTGGTCCTCGCGGACATCGCGGCCCGCCTCGCCACCCAGGACGTGGCCCTCGAACAGGACCTCCTCCGCTCGATCCGGGCCGCGCTCCCGGCCCGCTCACCGTCCTTCTGGGACATGACGATCCTGTCCTACTGGGCCTGGTCCGCCTTCGATCCCAAGCACCCCAACACCATGCACTCGGCCCAGGGCGCGGGCGGCCTCGGCTACGCCTTCCCGGCGGCCCTCGGCGCGTGCGTCGCGGAACCGGACACCCCGGTACTGGCGGTGTCCGGCGACGGCGGCGCGATGTACTCCGTCGCGGACCTGGCCACGGCGAAGCAGCACGACCTCGACGTCACCTGGCTGATCGTGGACGACGGCGGCTACGGCATCCTGCGCGAGTACGGCTGCGACACCGGTACCCAGCTGGCCGGCCCCGACTTCGTGGCGCTGGCCGAGTCCTTCGGCGTCCCGGCCTCCACCACCACCCCGGAGTCCTTGAAGGACGACCTGAAGAACTCCCTCGGCACCCCTGGGCCTTCGGTGCTACTGCTTTCGGCCAACCTCAAGATGTTCGCCCCGACTCACCTTTAG
- the speB gene encoding agmatinase, which produces MSTQPRGPVDSSRIPRYAGPATFARLPRLDEVGSADVAVVGVPFDSGVSYRPGARFGGNAIREASRLLRPYNPAQDASPFALAQVADAGDIAVNPFNINEAVETVEAAADELLGAGSRLMTLGGDHTIALPLLRSVAKKHGPVALLHFDAHLDTWDTYFGAEYTHGTPFRRAVEEGILDTEALSHVGTRGPLYGKQDLDDDAKMGFGIVTSADVYRRGADEVADQLRQRIGDRPLYISIDIDVLDPAHAPGTGTPEAGGMTSRELLEIIRGLSSCNLVSADVVEVAPAYDHAEITSVAASHTAYELTTIMSRQIAQAKGK; this is translated from the coding sequence ATGAGCACGCAGCCGCGCGGCCCCGTCGACTCCTCCCGCATCCCGCGCTACGCGGGCCCGGCGACCTTCGCCCGTCTGCCCCGCCTCGACGAGGTCGGCTCCGCCGACGTCGCCGTCGTCGGCGTGCCCTTCGACTCCGGCGTGTCCTACCGCCCCGGTGCCCGCTTCGGCGGCAACGCCATCCGCGAGGCCTCGCGCCTGCTGCGCCCGTACAACCCGGCGCAGGACGCCTCCCCGTTCGCGCTCGCGCAGGTCGCCGACGCCGGTGACATCGCGGTGAACCCCTTCAACATCAACGAGGCCGTCGAGACGGTCGAGGCCGCCGCCGACGAGCTCCTCGGCGCCGGCTCCCGCCTGATGACCCTGGGCGGCGACCACACCATCGCCCTGCCGCTGCTCCGCTCCGTCGCGAAGAAGCACGGCCCGGTCGCGCTGCTCCACTTCGACGCGCACCTGGACACCTGGGACACCTACTTCGGCGCCGAGTACACCCACGGCACCCCGTTCCGCCGTGCCGTCGAGGAGGGCATCCTCGACACCGAGGCGCTCTCCCACGTCGGTACGCGCGGCCCGCTGTACGGCAAGCAGGACCTGGACGACGACGCCAAGATGGGCTTCGGCATCGTCACCTCGGCCGACGTCTACCGCCGCGGCGCCGACGAGGTCGCGGACCAGCTGCGCCAGCGCATCGGCGACCGCCCGCTGTACATCTCCATCGACATCGACGTGCTCGACCCGGCGCACGCGCCCGGCACCGGCACCCCGGAGGCGGGCGGCATGACCTCCCGCGAGCTGCTGGAGATCATCCGCGGCCTGTCCTCCTGCAACCTCGTTTCCGCCGACGTCGTCGAGGTCGCCCCGGCGTACGATCACGCCGAGATCACCTCGGTCGCGGCCTCGCACACCGCGTACGAGCTGACCACGATCATGTCGCGACAGATCGCGCAGGCGAAGGGCAAGTAA
- a CDS encoding ABC transporter ATP-binding protein: MAAAETAAGEKQGWGRRLAAYTWRYKTNVLLALGSSLAGMAVMAVVPLVTKVIIDDVIGDETKPMAPWAGMLIAAALLVYVLTYIRRYYGGRLALDVQHDLRTDMYGTIARLDGRRQDELNTGQVVGRATSDLQLIQGLLFMLPMTIGNFLLFGMSLGIMLWLSPLLTLVALLMAPALWFIAKRSRKKLFPATWWAQGQAAAVATVVDGAVTGVRVVKGFGQEEQETGKLREAGRRLFAGRMRTIRLNSRYTPALQAVPALAQVAMLALGGWMATNGQVTLGTFVAFSTYLAQLVGPVRMLAMVLTVGQQARAGVERVFELIDTEPEIQEGTHELPADAPATVEFDDVRFGYDPERPVLDGFSLSVAQGETVAVVGSSGSGKSTVALLLPRFYDADGGAVRVGGHDVRELTYDSLRGAIGLVPEDSFLFSDTIRANIAYGHPGATEEQIEAAARAAQAEGFIRALPAGYDTKVGEQGLTLSGGQRQRIALARAILTDPRLLLLDDATSAVDARVEHEIHEALRSVMAGRTTLLIAHRRSTLALADRIAVLDRGRLADIGTHEQLENRSALYRRLLTDPDALGAASPRTPDARVMTEFERELDRDLERGIELEAEIDSEPVNAKRRVAGGVTPELWRRQDEPDTTSGAAPGAALAPAPAGGAPGAGHSMAGSVSGMPATPELLAQVAALPPADDLPEVDETRAAAAEESYGLRRLLRGFWAPLAISLGLVAADAGAGLLLPILIRHGIDQGVEQAVLGAVWAAAGLALAVVVAQWAAQFAETRMTGRTGERVLYALRVKIFAQLQRLGLDYYERELTGKIMTRMTTDVDSLSSFLQTGLVTAVVSVFTFFGILIALLVLDVELALIVFATLPVLVVGTIVFRRRSVAAYELARDRVSLVNADLQESVSGLRIVQAFRREGSGAKRFAERSHSYREARVRGQWLISVYFPFVQLLSSGAAAAVLIVGAGRVEAGTLTTGALVAYLLYIDLFFAPVQQLSQVFDGYQQATVALGRIQGLLREPTTTPLPERPRALESLGGEIAFEDVRFQYGTAEERGEKGEALAGINLRIPAGQTVAFVGETGAGKSTLVKMVARFYDPTSGRVTADGTDIRELDLTAYRHRLGVVPQEAYLFPGTVRDAIAYGSPAASDAEVEAAARAVGAHDMIATLDGGYLHTVAERGRNLSAGQRQLIALARAELVDPDVLLLDEATAALDLATEAQVNQATDRLAGKRTTLVVAHRLTTAARADRVVVMDRGRVVEDGTHTELLARGGRYAELWRTFVGEDERAAA; the protein is encoded by the coding sequence GTGGCGGCGGCAGAGACAGCGGCTGGGGAGAAACAGGGCTGGGGCAGGCGGCTGGCGGCCTACACCTGGCGGTACAAGACCAATGTGCTGCTCGCGCTCGGCTCCTCGCTGGCCGGCATGGCCGTCATGGCGGTCGTCCCGCTGGTCACCAAGGTGATCATCGATGACGTCATCGGGGACGAGACCAAGCCCATGGCGCCCTGGGCCGGCATGCTCATAGCCGCGGCCCTGCTGGTGTACGTACTGACCTACATACGCAGGTACTACGGCGGGCGGCTCGCCCTCGACGTGCAGCACGACCTGCGCACCGACATGTACGGCACCATCGCCCGCCTCGACGGGCGGCGGCAGGACGAGCTGAACACCGGCCAGGTCGTCGGCCGCGCCACCAGTGACCTCCAGCTGATCCAGGGCCTGCTCTTCATGCTGCCCATGACGATCGGGAACTTCCTGCTCTTCGGGATGTCCCTCGGGATCATGCTCTGGCTCTCGCCGCTGCTGACCCTCGTCGCCCTGCTCATGGCCCCCGCCCTGTGGTTCATCGCCAAGCGCAGCCGCAAGAAGCTCTTCCCCGCCACCTGGTGGGCCCAGGGCCAGGCCGCGGCCGTGGCGACCGTCGTCGACGGGGCCGTGACCGGCGTCCGCGTCGTCAAGGGCTTCGGCCAGGAGGAGCAGGAGACCGGCAAGCTGCGCGAAGCCGGCCGCCGGCTGTTCGCCGGGCGGATGCGGACCATCCGGCTCAACTCGCGCTACACCCCCGCCCTCCAGGCCGTCCCCGCCCTCGCCCAGGTCGCCATGCTGGCCCTCGGTGGCTGGATGGCCACCAACGGCCAGGTCACCCTCGGCACCTTCGTCGCCTTCTCCACCTACCTCGCCCAGCTCGTCGGACCCGTCCGCATGCTCGCCATGGTCCTCACCGTCGGACAGCAGGCCCGGGCCGGCGTGGAGCGCGTGTTCGAGCTCATCGACACCGAGCCCGAGATCCAAGAGGGCACCCACGAGCTGCCCGCCGACGCGCCCGCCACCGTCGAGTTCGACGACGTCCGCTTCGGCTACGACCCCGAGCGGCCCGTCCTCGACGGGTTCTCGCTCTCCGTGGCGCAGGGCGAGACCGTCGCCGTCGTCGGGTCCTCGGGCAGCGGCAAGTCCACCGTCGCGCTCCTGCTGCCCCGGTTCTACGACGCCGACGGCGGCGCCGTCCGCGTCGGCGGCCACGACGTCCGCGAGCTGACGTACGACTCCCTGCGCGGCGCGATAGGCCTGGTCCCCGAGGACTCCTTCCTCTTCTCCGACACCATCCGCGCCAACATCGCCTACGGGCACCCCGGCGCCACCGAGGAACAGATCGAGGCCGCCGCCCGCGCCGCCCAGGCCGAGGGGTTCATCCGGGCGCTGCCCGCCGGGTACGACACCAAGGTCGGCGAGCAGGGGCTCACCCTCTCCGGCGGCCAGCGCCAGCGCATCGCCCTCGCCCGCGCCATCCTCACCGACCCCCGGCTGCTGCTCCTCGACGACGCCACCTCCGCCGTCGACGCCCGCGTCGAGCACGAGATCCACGAGGCCCTGCGCTCCGTGATGGCGGGCCGGACCACCCTGCTGATCGCCCACCGCCGCTCCACGCTCGCGCTGGCCGACCGGATCGCCGTACTCGACCGGGGGCGGCTCGCCGACATCGGCACGCACGAGCAGCTGGAGAACCGGTCCGCGCTCTACCGCCGGCTGCTCACCGACCCGGACGCGCTCGGCGCCGCCTCGCCGCGGACCCCGGACGCCCGGGTGATGACCGAGTTCGAGCGCGAGCTCGACCGGGACCTCGAACGCGGCATCGAGCTCGAGGCCGAGATCGACTCGGAGCCCGTCAACGCCAAGCGCCGGGTCGCCGGCGGGGTCACCCCCGAGCTCTGGCGCCGCCAGGACGAGCCCGACACGACCTCCGGCGCCGCCCCCGGCGCCGCCCTCGCGCCCGCTCCCGCCGGTGGCGCGCCCGGAGCCGGACATTCCATGGCCGGGTCCGTCTCCGGCATGCCCGCCACCCCCGAACTGCTCGCGCAGGTGGCCGCGCTGCCGCCCGCCGACGACCTGCCCGAGGTGGACGAGACCCGCGCCGCGGCCGCCGAGGAGAGCTACGGCCTGCGCCGCCTGCTCCGCGGGTTCTGGGCGCCGCTGGCCATCAGCCTCGGCCTCGTCGCCGCGGACGCGGGGGCCGGACTCCTGCTGCCGATCCTGATCCGGCACGGCATCGACCAGGGCGTCGAGCAGGCCGTGCTCGGCGCCGTCTGGGCGGCCGCCGGGCTCGCCCTCGCCGTCGTCGTCGCGCAGTGGGCCGCGCAGTTCGCCGAGACCCGCATGACGGGCCGTACCGGCGAGCGCGTGCTGTACGCCCTGCGCGTCAAGATCTTCGCCCAGCTCCAGCGACTCGGCCTCGACTACTACGAGCGCGAGCTGACCGGCAAGATCATGACCCGGATGACCACCGACGTGGACTCGCTGAGCTCCTTCCTGCAGACCGGGCTCGTCACCGCCGTGGTCTCCGTCTTCACCTTCTTCGGCATCCTGATCGCCCTGCTCGTCCTGGACGTCGAGCTCGCCCTGATCGTCTTCGCGACCCTGCCCGTCCTGGTCGTCGGCACGATCGTGTTCCGGCGCAGGTCCGTCGCCGCCTACGAGCTCGCCCGCGACCGGGTCAGCCTGGTCAACGCCGACCTCCAGGAGTCCGTCTCGGGCCTGCGCATCGTCCAGGCCTTCCGCCGCGAGGGCTCGGGCGCCAAGCGCTTCGCCGAGCGCAGCCACTCCTACCGTGAGGCCCGGGTCCGCGGCCAGTGGCTGATATCCGTCTACTTCCCCTTCGTGCAGCTGCTCTCCTCGGGCGCCGCGGCCGCCGTGCTGATCGTCGGGGCGGGCCGGGTGGAGGCCGGGACGCTCACCACCGGCGCGCTGGTCGCGTACCTGCTCTACATCGACCTGTTCTTCGCGCCCGTCCAGCAGCTCTCCCAGGTCTTCGACGGCTACCAGCAGGCCACGGTCGCCCTCGGCCGCATCCAGGGGCTGCTGCGCGAGCCCACCACCACCCCGCTGCCCGAGCGGCCGCGCGCACTGGAATCACTGGGCGGGGAGATCGCCTTCGAGGACGTCCGCTTCCAGTACGGGACGGCCGAGGAGCGGGGCGAGAAGGGCGAGGCCCTGGCCGGCATCAACCTGCGGATACCCGCCGGGCAGACCGTCGCCTTCGTCGGCGAGACCGGAGCCGGGAAGTCCACCCTGGTCAAGATGGTGGCCCGGTTCTACGATCCGACCTCAGGCCGGGTCACCGCCGACGGCACGGACATAAGGGAGCTGGACCTGACGGCGTACCGCCACCGGCTGGGTGTCGTCCCCCAGGAGGCCTACCTCTTCCCGGGGACCGTCCGTGACGCCATCGCCTACGGGAGCCCCGCGGCGAGCGACGCCGAGGTGGAGGCCGCCGCCCGCGCGGTCGGCGCACACGACATGATCGCCACCCTCGACGGCGGCTACCTGCACACCGTCGCCGAGCGCGGCCGCAACCTCTCCGCGGGCCAGCGCCAGCTGATCGCACTGGCCCGGGCCGAGCTGGTCGACCCGGACGTGCTGCTGCTCGACGAGGCCACCGCCGCCCTCGACCTGGCCACCGAGGCCCAGGTCAACCAGGCGACGGACCGGCTCGCGGGCAAGCGCACCACCCTGGTGGTCGCGCACCGGCTGACCACCGCGGCGCGCGCCGACCGGGTCGTGGTCATGGACCGCGGCCGGGTGGTGGAGGACGGCACCCACACCGAACTCCTGGCGCGCGGCGGCCGGTACGCCGAGCTGTGGCGCACCTTCGTCGGCGAGGACGAGCGCGCCGCGGCCTGA
- a CDS encoding helix-turn-helix domain-containing protein — translation MPGPPRDQEYGNGPAGEPLTPPVPLAALLGDRELGLRHLAGPATAGVHGVHASEMPDPSPYLLGGELLLTAGAGPADDPDGYVARLAGAGAAALGFGVAPVHEEVPAALAEACARHGLPLLEVPPRTPFSAVARAVGRLMAEARTRELRRVTEAQQALAAAAARPDPVPAVLARLAASLGGSVALWPGGRAAGPELPAPAWEALSALLARVGREGGPATATDRAGGHHLAAYALAGRAALGTATPARAPGDHTVASVAAVLLTLLTAERPAGAEAAALTRLLLDGNPAAALAAGPWYAVHARGSGDPQALAAALGTVLLDPTGDGVRLLTDREPAAQSGWRLGVSAPAAPASLATADAQAARALRRAEAARTPLAHHTDPGFAGLVGEAEARAHAEALLGPLSPALRQTLRGWLAHHGNWDRTAAALGVHRNTVRQRVGRAAELLDRDLDDPDVRMELWFALRTTDPGTAQPG, via the coding sequence ATGCCCGGCCCTCCCCGTGATCAGGAGTACGGCAACGGCCCCGCCGGGGAGCCGCTCACCCCGCCGGTGCCCCTCGCCGCACTGCTCGGCGACCGGGAGCTCGGCCTGCGCCACCTCGCCGGGCCGGCCACCGCCGGGGTGCACGGGGTGCACGCCTCCGAGATGCCCGACCCCTCCCCGTACCTGCTCGGCGGCGAGCTGCTGCTGACCGCCGGGGCGGGTCCCGCCGACGACCCCGACGGGTACGTGGCCCGGCTGGCCGGGGCGGGCGCGGCGGCCCTCGGCTTCGGCGTGGCCCCGGTGCACGAGGAGGTCCCGGCCGCACTGGCCGAGGCCTGTGCGCGGCACGGGCTGCCGCTGTTGGAGGTCCCGCCGCGGACCCCCTTCTCGGCGGTCGCCCGCGCGGTGGGGCGGCTGATGGCGGAGGCCCGGACCCGGGAGCTGCGCCGGGTCACCGAGGCCCAGCAGGCGCTGGCGGCGGCTGCGGCCCGCCCCGACCCGGTCCCGGCGGTGCTGGCCCGGCTCGCGGCGAGCCTGGGCGGGTCGGTGGCCCTGTGGCCGGGCGGCCGGGCGGCGGGCCCGGAGCTGCCGGCCCCGGCGTGGGAGGCCCTGTCCGCGCTGCTGGCCCGGGTCGGCCGCGAGGGCGGGCCCGCCACCGCCACCGACCGGGCGGGCGGCCACCACCTGGCCGCCTACGCCCTGGCCGGGCGGGCGGCACTGGGCACGGCGACCCCGGCCCGCGCGCCCGGCGACCACACCGTGGCATCGGTGGCCGCCGTCCTCCTGACCCTGCTCACCGCCGAGCGGCCCGCCGGGGCGGAGGCGGCGGCCCTGACCCGGCTGCTCCTCGACGGGAATCCGGCCGCGGCCCTGGCGGCCGGGCCCTGGTACGCCGTCCACGCCCGCGGGTCCGGGGATCCGCAGGCCCTCGCGGCCGCGCTGGGCACCGTACTGCTGGACCCGACCGGGGACGGCGTACGGCTGCTCACGGACCGGGAGCCCGCCGCGCAGTCCGGCTGGCGGCTCGGGGTGAGCGCACCGGCCGCGCCCGCCTCCCTGGCCACGGCCGACGCCCAGGCCGCGCGGGCCCTGCGGCGGGCGGAGGCGGCCCGTACCCCGCTGGCCCACCACACCGACCCCGGCTTCGCGGGCCTGGTCGGTGAGGCCGAGGCGCGCGCCCATGCCGAGGCCCTGCTGGGACCGCTCTCCCCCGCCCTGCGCCAGACCCTGCGGGGCTGGCTGGCCCACCACGGCAACTGGGACCGCACGGCCGCGGCCCTCGGTGTCCACCGCAACACCGTCCGCCAGCGCGTCGGCCGCGCCGCAGAGCTGCTGGACCGGGACCTGGACGACCCGGACGTGCGGATGGAGCTGTGGTTCGCGCTGCGGACCACCGACCCCGGTACCGCTCAGCCGGGGTAG
- a CDS encoding DUF4253 domain-containing protein yields the protein MSKSPKARNPLSVLADDPQGRSLGLELPPGALIERPGRRGWWKAPDPLLWVSDEAVGSGALAAHRTPALAAAGLQAVLFQGRRGLERWWQEREFSPERMSDPDDHHVEPVLREFWSAVVPDPEEGAEGEELIAPFGRDWPGLAEGGTASDGPGGPDAVACGLADGLIASGVLPSPRLALVPAARGADVPTAMGWCGPTNHETDTALISTVLRSWEDRFGARVVALGFDELHVSVAAPPRTIAHALPVAAEHFAFSPDNVWQGSGSIRAYADEAVTGSNHWGFWWD from the coding sequence ATGTCGAAGTCTCCGAAGGCGCGCAATCCGCTGTCCGTCCTGGCCGACGATCCTCAAGGGCGTTCCCTGGGGCTCGAGTTGCCGCCCGGTGCGCTCATCGAGAGGCCCGGTCGGCGGGGGTGGTGGAAGGCCCCCGATCCGTTGCTGTGGGTGTCCGACGAGGCCGTGGGGAGCGGTGCGCTCGCCGCGCACCGGACTCCCGCGCTCGCCGCCGCCGGGCTGCAGGCGGTGCTGTTCCAGGGGCGGCGCGGGCTGGAACGGTGGTGGCAGGAAAGGGAGTTCTCGCCGGAGCGGATGTCCGACCCCGACGACCACCACGTCGAGCCGGTGCTGCGCGAGTTCTGGAGCGCGGTGGTGCCCGACCCCGAGGAGGGGGCGGAGGGGGAGGAGCTCATCGCCCCCTTCGGCCGGGACTGGCCCGGGCTCGCGGAGGGCGGGACGGCTTCGGACGGTCCGGGCGGTCCGGACGCCGTGGCCTGTGGGCTCGCGGACGGGCTGATCGCGAGCGGCGTCCTGCCGAGCCCGCGGCTCGCCCTGGTCCCCGCGGCCCGAGGGGCCGACGTACCGACCGCGATGGGTTGGTGCGGTCCGACCAACCACGAGACCGACACCGCCCTCATCAGCACGGTCCTGCGCTCCTGGGAGGACCGCTTCGGTGCCCGCGTCGTCGCCCTCGGCTTCGACGAGCTCCACGTGTCCGTGGCGGCCCCGCCGCGTACGATCGCCCACGCGCTCCCCGTCGCGGCGGAGCACTTCGCCTTCTCGCCCGACAACGTCTGGCAGGGCTCCGGCAGCATCCGCGCCTACGCCGACGAGGCGGTCACCGGCAGCAACCACTGGGGATTCTGGTGGGACTGA
- the tesB gene encoding acyl-CoA thioesterase II, with the protein MNDALTTLLDLLDLEQIEENIFRGTSRPSLVPRVFGGQVAAQALVAAGRTVPADRTAHSLHSYFLRTGDTSAPIVYSVDRIRDGRSFTTRRVVAVQHGQPIFHLSASFQKYEDGLDHQVAMPSAPDPESLPTAAESLPAYREIFRDPGTVERLIETREAVDLRYATTPPWGSIGEPVEPRSQVWFRTAGKLDSDDPLLHTCLATYVSDMTLLDSVLLAHGRGGWAVGDVVGASLDHAMWFHRPFRADEWLLYDQESPSAAAGRGLGQARIWTQDGRLAVTVIQEGVVRVPRA; encoded by the coding sequence ATGAACGACGCACTGACGACGCTCCTCGATCTGCTCGACCTCGAGCAGATCGAGGAGAACATCTTCCGCGGTACCAGCCGGCCTTCGCTGGTACCGCGCGTCTTCGGCGGCCAGGTCGCGGCCCAGGCCCTGGTCGCGGCCGGCCGGACCGTCCCCGCGGACCGCACCGCGCACTCGCTGCACTCCTACTTCCTGCGCACCGGGGACACCTCCGCGCCCATCGTCTACTCGGTGGACCGGATCCGCGACGGGCGCTCCTTCACCACGCGCCGGGTCGTCGCCGTCCAGCACGGCCAGCCGATCTTCCACCTCTCCGCGTCCTTCCAGAAGTACGAGGACGGCCTCGACCACCAGGTCGCCATGCCGTCCGCCCCGGACCCGGAGTCCCTGCCCACCGCGGCCGAGTCGCTGCCCGCGTACCGCGAGATCTTCCGCGACCCCGGCACGGTCGAGCGGCTGATCGAGACGCGGGAGGCGGTGGACCTGCGCTACGCCACGACCCCGCCCTGGGGCAGCATCGGCGAGCCGGTGGAACCGCGCTCGCAGGTGTGGTTCCGTACGGCCGGCAAGCTGGACAGCGACGATCCGCTGCTGCACACCTGCCTGGCCACCTACGTCTCCGACATGACCCTGCTGGACTCGGTGCTGCTCGCGCACGGGCGGGGCGGCTGGGCGGTGGGCGACGTGGTCGGCGCCTCGCTGGACCACGCGATGTGGTTCCACCGGCCCTTCCGCGCGGACGAGTGGCTGCTGTACGACCAGGAGTCGCCCTCGGCGGCCGCGGGCCGGGGCCTCGGCCAGGCCCGCATCTGGACGCAGGACGGCCGGCTGGCCGTGACGGTCATCCAGGAGGGCGTCGTACGCGTCCCGCGTGCGTGA